Proteins encoded together in one Coffea arabica cultivar ET-39 chromosome 2c, Coffea Arabica ET-39 HiFi, whole genome shotgun sequence window:
- the LOC113720370 gene encoding uncharacterized protein: MASGSRKKTAAMAYPKTLLSIVASLGGLAIFLILASSSLISGPFRSGGIVNLIGTASDEIVVDFSRRGYVSSSILRSTRDGDDFQESDGGFGDSRKAKSISQDNRGNDLIKNQPTLSGDKNELIDSRQQQEVGKDLAEPPAGFGSRDATAQLKQSHAAQQEKGIEDSSFSTGGDGVQIALSLSSNLSNTSNLQMDSKISTRLPSLGSSLKDVNPSPPMFTNSSPGSSVDSGCNLYHGKWVYDSGGPLYKNDSCPVLTQTQNCQGNGRPDTEYEHWRWKPTECDLPRFDARRFLDLMKGKTIAFIGDSIARNQMESMLCILWQASQSNAFCFDSTVIGLETSLIELLEQ; encoded by the exons ATGGCTTCAGGTTCACGTAAAAAGACGGCGGCAATGGCCTACCCAAAGACTCTTTTATCTATCGTAGCTTCACTCGGAGGCCTAGCCATTTTCTTGATTCTTGCTTCATCATCTTTAATATCAGGACCATTCAGGTCTGGAGGAATTGTCAACTTAATTGGGACTGCTTCTGATGAAATTGTCGTGGATTTTAGCCGTCGCGGTTATGTCAGCAGCAGTATCCTTAGGAGCACGAGAGATGGGGATGATTTTCAAGAATCagatggcggatttggtgattcAAGAAAAGCGAAATCAATTTCGCAGGACAACAGGGGTAATGATCTTATTAAGAACCAGCCTACTCTTTCTGGAGATAAGAACGAATTGATTGATTCAAGGCAGCAGCAAGAAGTTGGAAAAGATTTGGCAGAGCCTCCTGCAGGTTTTGGATCGAGGGATGCAACGGCTCAACTAAAGCAATCCCATGCGGCACAACAGGAGAAGGGGATTGAAGATTCATCTTTCTCAACTGGCGGAGATGGTGTTCAAATTGCTCTATCTCTTTCATCAAATCTTTCCAACACCTCCAACCTGCAGATGGATTCAAAAATATCAACTCGACTTCCATCACTTGGTTCCAGTTTAAAGGATGTGAATCCTTCACCTCCCATGTTCACCAATTCAAGTCCGGGTAGTTCAGTCGATTCAG GATGTAATTTATACCATGGAAAATGGGTTTATGATTCAGGCGGACCTTTGTACAAAAATGATTCTTGTCCTGTCCTGACGCAGACACAAAATTGCCAGGGAAACGGAAGACCGGACACGGAATATGAGCATTGGCGCTGGAAACCGACTGAGTGTGACCTGCCTCGATTTGATGCCAGGAGATTCCTTGATCTAATGAAGGGAAAAACCATAGCTTTTATTGGAGATTCAATCGCTCGAAATCAAATGGAGTCAATGCTCTGTATTCTTTGGCAGGCAAGTCAGTCAAATGCTTTCTGTTTTGACTCCACGGTAATAGGTCTTGAAACCTCTTTAATTGAGTTACTGGAGCAATAG
- the LOC140023215 gene encoding protein trichome birefringence-like 18, whose product MYQTSWFFQVEVPKNRGNRRMQRFYFASTSTTIIRIWSAWLVNQTSEPFDFAPAGVAKLQLDAPDESFMEFITDYDVIVLSSGHWFAKQSVYILQDEIVGGQLWWPDKSKTMKINNIEAFGVSVETALTAMARHPDYTGLTIVRTFSPDHYGGGNWNAGGSCTGKVRPLKDGELVEDEFTNVMHQKQVTGFSRAVKKKTNKSKLKLMDITEAFEYRHDGHPGPHRSTDPNKITKRGPDGRPPPQDCLHWCMPGPVDTWNEILFEIIKREL is encoded by the coding sequence ATGTATCAAACCTCTTGGTTTTTTCAGGTTGAGGTTCCAAAAAATCGAGGAAACAGAAGAATGCAGCGTTTTTATTTTGCGTCAACATCTACAACGATAATTCGGATATGGTCCGCCTGGCTTGTGAATCAAACATCCGAGCCATTCGATTTTGCTCCAGCCGGAGTGGCCAAGCTGCAGCTTGATGCTCCTGATGAAAGCTTCATGGAATTCATCACCGATTACGACGTAATCGTCCTCTCCTCTGGTCACTGGTTTGCAAAGCAGTCGGTCTATATCTTGCAGGATGAGATAGTTGGAGGACAATTGTGGTGGCCAGACAAGTCTAAGACAATGAAAATTAACAACATAGAAGCTTTCGGTGTATCAGTTGAAACGGCCCTAACTGCCATGGCAAGGCATCCAGATTACACTGGCCTAACAATCGTGCGTACCTTTTCGCCTGATCATTATGGAGGAGGAAACTGGAATGCAGGGGGATCCTGCACAGGAAAAGTAAGGCCTCTCAAGGATGGTGAATTGGTTGAAGATGAATTCACCAACGTAATGCATCAGAAACAGGTCACGGGGTTCAGCCGCGCAGTCAAGAAGAAGACCAACAAATCAAAGTTGAAACTCATGGACATTACCGAAGCTTTTGAGTATCGGCATGATGGGCATCCAGGTCCACATAGAAGCACTGACCCCAACAAAATCACAAAAAGAGGACCGGATGGGAGGCCGCCGCCACAGGATTGCTTGCATTGGTGCATGCCAGGTCCAGTTGATACCTGGAATGAAATTTTATTCGAAATCATAAAAAGAGAGCTTTGA